From one Coleofasciculus chthonoplastes PCC 7420 genomic stretch:
- a CDS encoding AAA family ATPase, with the protein MMDIEALLDNIYNSFTPMPLPAGDPQYVECREVRGDVEIEQDLGKSIQRSKDLTCQLYSGYRGAGKTTELYRLQTYLEKKNCFVVYFAADQEDISVQDVQYTDILLACTRHLLAQLQQADSTPIADWLRDRYEDLKDFFLQDVKLEKLTIEAQLNQFAKLTAAIRTEPSQRQQIREKVEPHTETLLKALNQFIADATKKLPDGKTQLVIIADNLDRIVPIFRESGRSNHEEIFLDRHEQLKALACHIVYTVPISMIYSRWATDLKDNYGIPQVLPSVMVQWQDGSVYEPGITKLKETIRRRIEPHTDLDLETGIFASPDVLEQLCRMSGGYMRDLIQLMQEATNRTDQLPISARAVQRAIAELRDVYQRAVEEDQWQILAQVYKSKEIGNDNLHRSLLFNRCLLEYRYINQQGEKHTWYDVHPIIVDVSKFQDALKQGNDANRP; encoded by the coding sequence ATGATGGATATTGAAGCATTATTAGATAATATCTATAATTCCTTTACGCCAATGCCGCTTCCTGCTGGTGATCCTCAATATGTGGAATGTCGGGAGGTGCGGGGTGATGTGGAGATTGAACAAGATTTAGGCAAAAGTATTCAGCGTTCCAAAGACTTAACCTGTCAGTTGTATTCTGGATATCGTGGCGCGGGTAAGACGACTGAATTGTATCGACTCCAGACGTATTTGGAGAAGAAAAACTGCTTTGTTGTCTATTTTGCCGCAGATCAAGAGGATATCAGTGTCCAAGATGTTCAATACACGGATATCTTACTGGCTTGCACCCGCCATTTACTCGCCCAGCTTCAACAAGCCGATTCTACACCCATCGCCGACTGGTTACGCGATCGCTATGAGGATCTCAAAGACTTTTTTCTGCAAGACGTGAAGCTGGAGAAGCTGACGATTGAAGCCCAATTAAATCAGTTTGCCAAGCTAACGGCGGCGATTCGTACCGAACCCAGTCAACGTCAGCAAATTCGTGAGAAAGTCGAACCCCATACTGAAACTTTACTTAAGGCACTCAATCAGTTTATTGCTGATGCTACCAAGAAATTACCCGATGGCAAAACTCAATTAGTGATTATTGCCGATAACTTAGATCGAATTGTCCCGATTTTCCGGGAGAGTGGGCGCAGCAATCATGAGGAAATTTTTCTGGATCGTCACGAACAGCTTAAAGCCTTAGCTTGTCATATTGTTTATACTGTCCCCATTTCCATGATTTATTCCCGGTGGGCGACGGATTTAAAGGATAACTATGGCATTCCCCAAGTTCTGCCCTCGGTGATGGTACAGTGGCAAGATGGCAGTGTATACGAACCGGGTATTACTAAACTGAAGGAAACGATTAGACGCCGCATTGAACCGCATACCGATTTAGACTTAGAAACTGGAATTTTTGCCTCGCCCGACGTACTTGAACAACTCTGTCGCATGAGTGGCGGTTATATGCGAGATTTAATTCAACTGATGCAAGAAGCCACCAATCGAACCGATCAATTACCCATCTCAGCGCGGGCGGTACAACGGGCAATTGCCGAACTCCGAGACGTTTATCAACGGGCGGTGGAAGAGGATCAATGGCAGATTCTCGCCCAGGTTTATAAGAGTAAGGAAATTGGCAATGATAACCTGCACCGGAGTTTATTATTCAATCGTTGCTTATTGGAATATCGCTATATTAATCAGCAAGGAGAAAAGCACACCTGGTATGATGTTCACCCGATTATAGTGGATGTATCTAAGTTTCAAGATGCCCTAAAGCAAGGGAATGATGCCAATCGCCCCTGA
- a CDS encoding VOC family protein, with protein sequence MHHASIRTADIHRAIAFYEQLGFTVCERFTAGITLACWMEGLDGRIELIQIPEPKPAPDAFGDEHYVGYYHLSFDLTETVSDLPSWLKSLQQRLAEASSQNPAQCQPLKILLEPTQQIIGDRVYEVAFIADTDGLPLEFIRVLATR encoded by the coding sequence ATGCATCATGCTTCAATTCGCACGGCTGATATTCATCGCGCGATCGCGTTCTATGAACAATTAGGTTTCACGGTTTGTGAACGCTTCACGGCGGGGATTACCCTAGCCTGTTGGATGGAGGGATTAGACGGACGAATTGAACTAATTCAAATCCCTGAACCTAAACCTGCACCCGATGCGTTTGGGGATGAACATTATGTCGGTTACTATCATCTTTCTTTTGATCTCACTGAAACAGTTTCTGACTTACCCAGTTGGCTGAAATCGCTACAACAGAGGCTAGCTGAGGCATCGAGTCAAAATCCGGCTCAGTGTCAGCCGCTGAAAATACTCCTAGAACCCACTCAACAAATTATCGGCGATCGCGTGTACGAGGTAGCATTTATTGCCGATACCGATGGATTACCCTTGGAATTTATCAGAGTCTTAGCAACCCGCTAA
- a CDS encoding TIGR02652 family protein, translating to MINPSLQYPIFGSEIQCPHCRQSIPALTLTDTYLCPRHGAFEADPKTEELIHLQSGRHWRQWQGEWYRQHTHPDGIRFEIHEALDRLYTQGYRATRVIIASRYRDLVSAYLERSTPWRGQSEPGRPRLYGLPVAFSPEPEDDPCWEVINFDLEKEPGIPVRYPYFRLFE from the coding sequence ATGATTAATCCTAGTTTACAGTACCCCATATTCGGTTCAGAGATTCAATGTCCTCACTGTCGGCAGTCTATTCCGGCATTGACATTGACCGATACCTATTTGTGTCCCCGGCATGGCGCTTTCGAGGCAGATCCCAAAACTGAAGAACTCATCCACTTACAATCAGGGCGTCATTGGCGTCAATGGCAGGGTGAATGGTATCGTCAGCATACCCATCCGGATGGGATTCGCTTTGAAATTCACGAAGCTCTCGATCGCCTGTACACTCAAGGCTATCGGGCAACACGGGTGATTATTGCCAGTCGCTATCGAGATTTAGTTAGTGCTTATCTGGAACGGAGTACCCCTTGGCGGGGACAATCGGAACCGGGACGCCCGCGACTCTATGGCTTACCTGTGGCATTTAGCCCAGAACCCGAGGATGATCCCTGTTGGGAAGTGATTAACTTCGATTTGGAAAAAGAGCCAGGAATTCCGGTACGCTATCCTTATTTTCGATTATTTGAGTGA
- a CDS encoding gamma carbonic anhydrase family protein: MTDSYPQFPATPSYWSAVDQSQAAFVAPNAVVIGDVAIASGVSIWYGAVVRGDVERIDIGECTNIQDGAILHGDPGKPTILEDHVTIGHRAVVHSAHIERGCLIGIGAIILDGVRVGHGSIVGAGALVTKDVAPLSLVVGIPARKVRDISETEAAELIEHAQRYQKLALVHGGKGTDLGFHAPE; the protein is encoded by the coding sequence GTGACCGATTCTTATCCCCAGTTTCCTGCAACTCCTTCCTATTGGTCTGCTGTTGATCAGTCTCAAGCTGCCTTTGTTGCGCCCAATGCGGTAGTTATCGGTGATGTCGCGATCGCATCAGGAGTCAGTATCTGGTATGGTGCTGTGGTGCGGGGTGATGTCGAGCGGATTGATATTGGTGAATGCACCAATATTCAGGATGGCGCTATTTTACATGGAGATCCGGGTAAACCCACGATTCTGGAAGACCATGTGACAATTGGACATCGGGCTGTCGTCCATTCGGCTCATATTGAACGGGGATGTTTGATTGGGATTGGTGCGATTATCTTAGACGGTGTGCGGGTAGGACATGGCAGCATTGTCGGTGCTGGGGCATTGGTAACCAAAGATGTTGCCCCTTTATCGCTGGTGGTTGGCATTCCGGCGCGAAAAGTCCGCGATATTTCGGAAACCGAGGCGGCTGAACTAATTGAACACGCACAGCGTTACCAGAAGTTAGCGCTGGTGCATGGCGGAAAAGGCACAGACTTGGGATTTCACGCGCCTGAATAG
- a CDS encoding photosystem II protein Y: MDLRLIIVLLPILLAAGWALFNIGAAAIGQIQAFLNKS, encoded by the coding sequence ATGGATTTACGGTTAATCATTGTCTTGTTGCCTATCCTCTTAGCCGCAGGTTGGGCTTTATTCAATATTGGTGCAGCGGCTATTGGTCAAATTCAGGCGTTTCTGAATAAATCCTGA
- a CDS encoding glutamine synthetase family protein — translation MEKEQLQNLDQLGIQFVRILWCDNANIIRGKAVHRKALSEYLTHGVGISAAQQAIPVMYDAPVAESGFGPVGEIRLVPDWSTLNPLPYCPGHARVMGDMMLNGVPWSLCPRHFLKRMVADANQEGLEVIAAFENEFYLLQRTAEGIAPADETVFASTMAMDLHQGIIDQMAEALIEQGMLVEQYYPESGSGQQEISILYTNALSAADQQIAYRETIKAIALQHYRIASFLPKIFANQAGSGCHLHLSLWREGENLIPHPDGNGELSDIARHFIAGILHHLPALMALTTPTTNSYRRLFPQSWSGAFRCWGLDNREAAVRVPTHPEPPSPSHFEFKTVDATANPYLALGATIAAGLDGIRQGLELGMPVSVDPSTMTDAERQGANIERLPSTLTESIEQLRNDSVLLDALGKDLAHVYLAVRQAEWEAMRDFDLDAEVKLLLERY, via the coding sequence ATGGAAAAAGAACAACTACAAAATCTTGACCAGCTTGGGATTCAATTTGTCCGCATTCTCTGGTGCGACAATGCCAATATTATCCGGGGCAAGGCAGTCCACCGGAAAGCCTTATCAGAATACCTCACCCATGGTGTGGGTATTTCTGCGGCTCAACAAGCCATTCCGGTCATGTATGATGCACCTGTGGCTGAGAGTGGATTTGGACCCGTGGGTGAAATTCGTCTCGTGCCAGACTGGAGTACGCTGAACCCTTTACCCTATTGTCCCGGTCATGCCCGGGTCATGGGCGATATGATGCTCAATGGTGTGCCTTGGAGTCTCTGTCCCCGTCATTTTCTCAAACGCATGGTTGCGGATGCCAACCAAGAGGGGTTAGAGGTAATTGCCGCTTTTGAGAATGAGTTCTATCTGTTGCAACGAACGGCTGAGGGCATCGCACCTGCGGATGAAACCGTATTTGCCTCGACGATGGCAATGGATTTGCATCAAGGGATCATTGATCAGATGGCAGAAGCGTTGATTGAGCAGGGAATGCTAGTTGAGCAATATTATCCCGAATCCGGTTCCGGTCAACAGGAAATCTCAATCCTCTATACCAACGCCCTCAGTGCGGCAGATCAACAGATTGCCTACCGGGAAACAATTAAAGCGATCGCACTCCAACATTATCGTATCGCCTCATTCTTACCCAAAATCTTTGCTAATCAAGCGGGTAGCGGTTGTCACCTGCACCTGAGTCTCTGGCGAGAGGGCGAAAATCTTATCCCTCATCCAGACGGGAATGGCGAATTGTCCGATATAGCGCGTCACTTTATCGCCGGAATTCTGCACCACCTACCCGCTTTGATGGCACTGACAACACCCACAACGAATTCGTATCGCCGCCTTTTCCCCCAGTCTTGGAGTGGGGCATTCCGCTGTTGGGGACTGGATAATCGAGAGGCTGCTGTGCGTGTCCCCACGCATCCTGAACCCCCGAGTCCGTCTCATTTTGAATTCAAAACCGTGGATGCTACGGCGAATCCCTATTTAGCATTAGGGGCAACGATCGCAGCGGGACTTGATGGTATCCGCCAAGGTTTAGAATTGGGAATGCCTGTGTCTGTAGATCCCAGTACGATGACGGATGCTGAACGCCAAGGAGCTAATATTGAACGATTGCCGAGTACCTTAACCGAGTCGATAGAACAGCTTAGAAATGACTCGGTACTCCTAGATGCATTGGGTAAGGATTTGGCTCATGTTTATTTGGCAGTTCGACAAGCCGAGTGGGAGGCGATGAGGGATTTCGATTTGGATGCTGAAGTAAAGCTTTTATTAGAGCGATATTGA
- a CDS encoding LmeA family phospholipid-binding protein, whose amino-acid sequence MLTLDRLGEETLNRIATLALSSQLDDARKLNVQVKTDPSLLAKGQLESLTIYGEGLIMEHDIRLQEMVIRLETIAVAPFKALTGNIVLTQPTEGTARIVIAQADLNRAFNSDVLGTQFRSLQVQVDGKSQTLNVKQVNCRLLAEGRVGLDADVRLSQSNQTQRVSFTTTPRVSDDGRSVVLEKVEYAHGKELSPELTQALVAKAGKILHLSHFEMPGISLQMHYLEVQEGQLTLQAVAHVTQFPSV is encoded by the coding sequence GTGCTAACCCTAGACCGCCTTGGAGAAGAAACATTAAACAGAATTGCAACACTGGCACTGTCCAGCCAACTCGATGATGCCAGAAAACTTAATGTGCAAGTGAAAACAGACCCCTCCCTGCTAGCCAAGGGTCAGTTAGAATCCCTAACTATTTACGGTGAGGGGTTAATCATGGAACACGATATCCGTCTACAAGAGATGGTTATCCGGCTAGAAACCATTGCGGTTGCTCCTTTCAAAGCCTTAACGGGTAATATTGTACTGACCCAACCGACGGAAGGAACAGCACGGATTGTGATTGCTCAAGCTGACCTCAACCGTGCCTTCAACTCCGATGTGTTAGGGACTCAGTTTCGCTCACTCCAGGTTCAGGTGGACGGTAAGTCACAAACGCTCAACGTCAAGCAGGTAAATTGCCGCCTCCTAGCCGAAGGTCGAGTGGGTCTTGATGCTGATGTGCGGCTGAGTCAAAGTAATCAAACGCAACGAGTCTCGTTTACCACGACTCCGAGAGTAAGTGATGACGGACGCAGTGTTGTCCTAGAGAAGGTTGAATACGCCCACGGAAAAGAACTCTCACCCGAACTCACTCAAGCCTTAGTAGCCAAGGCAGGTAAAATTTTACACTTGAGTCACTTTGAAATGCCAGGGATATCGCTACAGATGCATTATCTGGAGGTGCAAGAAGGTCAACTCACCCTACAAGCCGTGGCGCATGTGACGCAATTTCCATCCGTATGA